Proteins encoded by one window of Paenibacillus urinalis:
- a CDS encoding AI-2E family transporter encodes MEHLKNSKLFRYGLLILLALIILYFIWLLRPMLLDIYDFFKAILAPFIVALIVSYVLNPVVSMLGGRKVPRSIAVLLIYAVFITCFVVILMNVIPMFVEQLEQLNEHLPELNMHAQSLMNNMNNGFMPPGIRSGINGWLYQMENRLATGISAFMDNIGSTINTIFNIFIVPFLIFYMLKDFNVMEKAVVSYLPRSQRKSIVMLLKDIDTALGNYIRGQFIVCIVVGIFAYIGYMIIGMPYALLLASVVCVFNIVPYLGPFLGAAPAVVMASTISFKMVLFVVIVNTLCQILESNVVSPQVVGRTLHLHPLTIIFALLVGGELAGVIGLVLAVPVFAALKVIFQHFFIYYIKRKTIE; translated from the coding sequence GTGGAGCACTTAAAAAACAGCAAGCTGTTTCGATACGGATTGCTCATATTACTTGCCCTTATCATTTTATATTTTATTTGGCTGCTTCGGCCAATGCTCCTTGATATATACGATTTTTTCAAAGCTATACTCGCGCCGTTCATTGTTGCCTTAATCGTATCCTATGTGCTAAACCCTGTCGTTAGTATGCTCGGAGGCCGTAAAGTGCCTAGAAGCATAGCGGTGCTGCTCATATACGCTGTTTTTATCACCTGTTTTGTCGTGATTCTGATGAATGTCATTCCGATGTTTGTTGAACAGCTTGAGCAACTGAATGAACACTTGCCTGAGCTCAATATGCATGCCCAAAGTTTAATGAATAATATGAACAATGGTTTCATGCCTCCGGGGATACGATCCGGTATTAATGGTTGGCTGTATCAAATGGAGAATCGTTTGGCCACAGGGATCTCGGCTTTTATGGATAACATCGGCTCGACGATCAATACGATTTTCAATATATTTATCGTTCCATTTCTGATTTTTTACATGCTCAAGGACTTTAATGTCATGGAAAAAGCAGTCGTCTCCTATCTTCCGCGTTCGCAGCGAAAATCCATTGTCATGCTCTTAAAAGATATAGATACGGCGCTCGGTAATTATATAAGAGGTCAGTTTATCGTATGCATCGTTGTCGGTATATTTGCTTACATTGGATATATGATCATTGGCATGCCGTATGCCTTGCTTCTGGCGAGCGTTGTATGTGTGTTTAATATTGTCCCATACCTGGGTCCTTTTCTAGGTGCTGCTCCGGCTGTAGTCATGGCATCTACAATTTCCTTTAAAATGGTGCTGTTTGTCGTCATCGTGAACACCCTGTGTCAAATTCTAGAGAGCAATGTGGTGTCCCCACAAGTGGTTGGCAGAACGCTTCATCTGCATCCGCTGACGATTATATTTGCGCTGCTTGTCGGGGGAGAACTGGCAGGAGTGATCGGTCTAGTCCTAGCTGTGCCTGTATTTGCCGCGCTTAAGGTGATCTTCCAGCATTTCTTTATATACTATATCAAGCGGAAGACAATTGAATAA
- a CDS encoding PRC-barrel domain-containing protein: protein MKLQEMIGLAVYDITVGRQIGKIVDFLLTEDWKICGIELDGRALFSGKVKTIEWGDIVAYGEDAVMIRNQQAIRHTEADDIQYSYAKGHHKLRDMPVLTREGLMLGHVTDVYFDQELGNHIISLEISDGFVTDLMEGRKWLPLVEEITLGEHAIIVPTASEQHLYRMN, encoded by the coding sequence ATGAAACTTCAAGAGATGATAGGTCTAGCCGTTTATGATATAACGGTCGGCAGACAAATCGGCAAGATTGTTGATTTTTTGCTTACAGAGGACTGGAAGATTTGTGGAATCGAGTTAGACGGTAGAGCCCTTTTTTCGGGCAAGGTCAAAACGATTGAATGGGGAGACATCGTCGCTTATGGCGAGGATGCAGTAATGATTCGTAATCAACAGGCGATCCGGCATACGGAAGCTGACGACATACAATATAGCTACGCCAAAGGTCATCATAAATTAAGAGATATGCCGGTGCTTACAAGGGAAGGCTTGATGCTCGGGCATGTGACCGATGTTTATTTTGACCAGGAATTGGGAAATCATATAATAAGTCTCGAAATTAGTGACGGGTTCGTCACTGACTTGATGGAAGGCCGGAAATGGCTGCCTCTTGTAGAAGAGATAACGCTTGGCGAGCATGCCATTATCGTTCCTACTGCAAGTGAGCAGCATCTGTATAGAATGAATTAA
- a CDS encoding cysteine desulfurase family protein, translated as MNIYLDHAASTPVHPEVAEAMLKVMTGQFGNASSVHAFGRAAKRTVSSARDKIAAFLGSFPDELIFTSGGTESDNLAIFGALSAHENNGKHIITTSIEHHAVLHSFEQLEQEGYEVTYLPVDSYGLVSTDDVISAIRPDTILISVMYANNEVGTIQPIEEIGSIAREHGVLFHVDAVQALGSVPINLHALPVDMMSFSAHKINGPQGVGALYLRREVKLNPIAFGGLQERKRRAGTENMAGIVGFATAVELAASHMEDRTAHDLELRSVFLEELSKEVGEGEFVLNGHPEQVLPHIVNVSFPSVKTETMLMNLDVEGIACASGSACTSGSLSRSHVLEAMQLPEEIMDSAIRFSFGLGNTKKDLVYTAQKVGTIIKRLRSRA; from the coding sequence ATGAATATCTACTTGGATCATGCCGCATCCACTCCTGTGCATCCTGAAGTTGCAGAAGCAATGCTTAAGGTGATGACTGGTCAATTCGGTAACGCATCAAGCGTGCATGCCTTCGGGCGTGCCGCGAAGCGTACCGTTAGCAGTGCCCGGGATAAGATTGCGGCTTTTTTGGGCTCTTTTCCGGATGAGCTTATATTTACGTCAGGGGGGACAGAGAGTGACAACCTGGCTATTTTTGGTGCCTTGTCCGCCCATGAAAATAATGGAAAGCATATCATTACCACTTCCATTGAGCATCACGCAGTGCTTCATTCTTTTGAACAGCTGGAACAAGAGGGCTATGAGGTTACTTATCTTCCGGTTGATTCCTATGGACTTGTCAGCACGGATGATGTGATATCGGCCATAAGACCAGATACGATTCTGATCAGCGTGATGTATGCCAACAACGAAGTTGGGACCATTCAGCCGATCGAAGAGATTGGAAGCATCGCACGGGAGCATGGTGTGTTATTTCATGTCGATGCAGTACAGGCTCTCGGCTCTGTTCCTATAAATCTGCATGCGTTGCCTGTGGATATGATGAGCTTCTCTGCCCACAAAATTAACGGACCTCAAGGTGTCGGTGCGCTGTATTTGCGCCGTGAGGTGAAGCTGAATCCGATCGCGTTCGGGGGACTTCAGGAGCGTAAACGCCGTGCGGGTACAGAGAATATGGCAGGGATTGTTGGTTTTGCCACAGCAGTGGAGCTGGCAGCTTCTCATATGGAAGATAGAACCGCACACGATCTTGAACTGCGAAGCGTGTTTCTTGAAGAGCTCAGCAAGGAAGTCGGCGAAGGAGAATTCGTGTTGAATGGTCATCCTGAACAGGTTCTTCCTCACATCGTTAACGTAAGCTTCCCTTCTGTCAAAACGGAGACGATGCTCATGAATCTTGATGTAGAAGGTATAGCTTGTGCAAGCGGCTCAGCATGTACCTCAGGCTCGCTCTCGCGGTCTCATGTACTTGAGGCGATGCAATTACCTGAAGAAATTATGGATTCTGCGATTCGATTCAGTTTTGGGCTGGGTAATACTAAAAAAGATTTGGTATATACCGCTCAAAAAGTTGGAACCATTATTAAGCGGCTGCGTAGTAGAGCTTAA
- the cymR gene encoding cysteine metabolism transcriptional regulator CymR has protein sequence MKISTKGRYGLTIMMELSGRFGEGPTSLKSIAEKNQLSEHYLEQLIAPLRNAGLVKSIRGAYGGYILAREPITITAGDVIRVLEGPISPVDFTEEDDPAKRDLWMRIRNSIAEVLDSTTLQDLISYKEDTESDSYMFYI, from the coding sequence TTGAAGATATCTACTAAAGGCCGTTACGGATTAACAATTATGATGGAACTGTCCGGGCGATTTGGCGAGGGCCCGACTTCACTTAAGAGCATTGCAGAGAAGAATCAGCTGTCAGAGCATTATCTGGAGCAGCTCATCGCACCTCTTCGCAATGCAGGTCTTGTTAAGAGTATCCGCGGAGCATATGGCGGATATATTTTGGCACGCGAGCCCATTACGATCACAGCAGGAGATGTTATTCGGGTGCTGGAAGGACCAATTTCTCCGGTTGATTTTACAGAAGAAGATGATCCGGCCAAACGTGACTTGTGGATGCGCATCCGCAACAGTATTGCAGAGGTGCTGGATTCTACAACACTTCAAGATCTGATCTCCTATAAAGAGGATACCGAATCAGACAGCTACATGTTCTATATTTAA
- the mnmA gene encoding tRNA 2-thiouridine(34) synthase MnmA: MTMSNDNQNTRVIVGMSGGVDSSVTALLLKQQGYDVIGIFMKNWDDTDEFGHCTAEDDAEDVRRVCEQLDIPYYTVNFEKEYFDKVFSYFLDEYKSGRTPNPDVMCNREIKFGEFLNKALDLGADYVATGHYARLIQEDGTYKLLRGVDNNKDQTYFLNALNQEQLSRAMFPIGHLPKPEVRRIAEEAGLYTAKKKDSTGVCFIGERNFKEFLSGYLPAKSGDMVDIESGEIKGRHDGLMYYTLGQRQGLGIGGSGNGQPWFVADKDLEKNILYVVQGDKHPSMYSTGLIATGVNWIAGNDHVPNAPYHCTAKFRYRQPDQGVTLTWREDGTVHVKFDQEQKAITPGQAVVFYDGDVCLGGGTIDIVEKVAAAAGSPA, encoded by the coding sequence ATGACGATGTCTAACGATAATCAAAACACCCGCGTCATCGTCGGCATGTCGGGAGGCGTTGATTCCTCCGTCACAGCACTGCTGCTCAAACAGCAGGGTTACGACGTCATCGGTATTTTCATGAAAAACTGGGACGACACCGATGAATTCGGTCATTGTACGGCAGAAGATGATGCGGAAGATGTCCGCCGCGTCTGTGAACAGCTGGACATTCCTTACTATACAGTCAACTTCGAGAAGGAATACTTTGATAAAGTATTTTCATATTTCCTAGATGAATATAAGTCCGGACGGACTCCTAATCCGGATGTCATGTGTAACCGTGAGATCAAATTCGGCGAATTTCTGAACAAGGCGCTCGACCTTGGGGCCGACTATGTTGCTACAGGACATTATGCACGTCTGATTCAAGAGGACGGAACATACAAGCTGCTTCGGGGTGTAGATAATAACAAGGATCAAACTTATTTCCTTAATGCACTGAATCAGGAGCAGCTGTCTAGAGCCATGTTCCCGATCGGTCATCTACCGAAGCCTGAGGTCCGCCGCATTGCGGAAGAAGCCGGTCTCTACACGGCCAAGAAGAAAGACAGCACGGGTGTATGCTTCATCGGTGAACGCAATTTCAAAGAATTCCTCTCTGGCTATCTGCCTGCCAAATCCGGCGATATGGTCGATATCGAGAGCGGAGAAATAAAGGGCCGTCACGATGGGCTCATGTATTATACGCTCGGTCAGCGTCAAGGTCTTGGCATCGGCGGCTCCGGCAATGGACAGCCTTGGTTTGTAGCAGATAAGGATTTAGAGAAAAACATTCTCTATGTTGTCCAAGGTGACAAGCATCCGAGCATGTACTCTACCGGACTTATTGCTACAGGAGTAAACTGGATCGCGGGTAATGATCACGTACCAAATGCTCCTTATCACTGTACTGCCAAGTTTAGATATCGCCAGCCTGATCAAGGCGTGACTCTGACCTGGCGTGAAGACGGCACGGTACATGTCAAGTTTGATCAAGAGCAAAAAGCAATTACGCCAGGACAAGCTGTCGTATTTTATGACGGTGATGTATGTCTCGGCGGCGGTACAATTGATATCGTTGAGAAGGTTGCTGCAGCTGCAGGTTCACCTGCCTAA
- the crcB gene encoding fluoride efflux transporter CrcB encodes MIWAAGVGGMAGAMLRYALGKIITRKAAAAGSSFPWGTWLINISGSLLLGILYVLTVEGILPSLGWAVLGIGFCGAYTTFSTFGYETMQLIRADKSIQAALYVMSSVIVGIAAAFAGMWLTSFIVN; translated from the coding sequence ATGATCTGGGCTGCTGGAGTAGGGGGCATGGCAGGCGCGATGCTCAGGTATGCGCTTGGAAAAATCATCACTCGTAAGGCAGCCGCTGCAGGATCATCGTTTCCTTGGGGGACCTGGTTGATTAATATCAGCGGATCCTTGCTGCTTGGGATCCTGTATGTGCTCACCGTGGAAGGCATATTGCCATCGTTAGGGTGGGCAGTGCTCGGCATTGGATTTTGCGGAGCATATACGACATTTTCTACCTTCGGGTATGAGACGATGCAGCTTATAAGAGCGGATAAAAGTATACAGGCAGCATTATACGTCATGAGTTCTGTAATCGTGGGAATAGCTGCTGCATTCGCAGGTATGTGGTTAACTTCATTCATCGTTAATTAA
- the crcB gene encoding fluoride efflux transporter CrcB produces MKELIYIGIGGFVGTAARYGVQDLIQPEEGLFPLAIWLINMAGCFFLGWFFTVTPGKWSMGPELRLCIGTGFTGAFTTFSTFTVDVVRLAGMSELFLGLLYVVLSVAIGIIMSELGLRLGKWMLGKATRKENTI; encoded by the coding sequence ATGAAGGAGCTTATTTACATCGGAATCGGCGGATTTGTGGGAACGGCAGCCCGGTATGGGGTACAAGATTTGATCCAACCGGAAGAAGGTTTATTTCCTCTGGCTATATGGCTGATTAACATGGCAGGCTGCTTCTTTCTGGGCTGGTTTTTCACAGTTACTCCAGGTAAATGGAGTATGGGGCCCGAACTGAGGTTATGTATTGGCACCGGATTTACCGGTGCTTTTACTACGTTCTCTACCTTCACGGTGGATGTTGTCCGATTAGCTGGCATGAGTGAGCTGTTCCTTGGATTATTGTATGTGGTTCTGAGTGTAGCGATCGGAATCATCATGAGTGAGTTAGGATTGCGATTGGGCAAATGGATGTTAGGCAAGGCAACACGGAAGGAGAACACAATATGA
- a CDS encoding replication-associated recombination protein A, producing MDLFSYSQDAEPKARLLADRMRPQSLDEYIGQEHIVGPGKLLRRAIEADQVSSILLYGPPGCGKTTLAHIISHHTQGEFVRLNAVDASVKDVREVIEQAQNNKSMYGTKTILFLDEVHRFNSSRQDALLPAVEKGTIIFIGATTENPFHYVNGALLSRSTLFQLESLTKEHSLLAMRRALHDSEKGLGYMKLEADEDALLHIASMANGDIRRALNALELAALTTPPESDGTIHITLAVAEESIRRPIVKADESTQYDVLSAFHKSIRGSSDAALFWFLYAVEKLGMDPMTFIRRLIAAASEDIGLANPQAMVQAVSALEAYRNNGWPEAKLNIAQAILFAVESPKSNRVYTAIAKAMATMDELKSAEVPLHLRDGHYKGSVQLGHVGYKYPHNYPGHYVEQQYLPKEIQDEIFYEATEQGNESKIKLNQERRRIRNQRG from the coding sequence ATGGATTTATTCTCATACAGCCAGGATGCGGAGCCGAAGGCACGGCTGCTTGCTGATCGCATGCGTCCGCAGAGCCTGGATGAATATATAGGTCAGGAGCATATTGTCGGACCCGGGAAGCTGCTCAGACGGGCGATTGAGGCAGATCAGGTCTCATCCATCCTGCTGTACGGCCCTCCGGGCTGCGGCAAAACGACACTCGCACATATTATTTCTCACCATACCCAAGGGGAATTTGTCCGGCTGAATGCAGTCGATGCCTCCGTCAAAGACGTGAGGGAGGTCATCGAGCAGGCCCAAAATAATAAGTCCATGTACGGCACAAAGACGATTCTCTTCCTGGATGAGGTACACCGTTTCAACAGCTCTAGACAGGATGCTTTGCTGCCCGCGGTGGAGAAGGGAACCATTATCTTCATCGGCGCAACGACAGAGAATCCCTTTCATTATGTGAATGGAGCTTTGCTCAGCCGTTCAACCTTGTTCCAGCTCGAATCACTGACCAAGGAGCATTCACTCCTCGCCATGCGGCGTGCTCTTCATGATTCAGAGAAAGGACTCGGGTATATGAAACTGGAAGCGGATGAGGATGCCCTTCTTCATATCGCTTCCATGGCAAATGGAGACATTAGAAGGGCGCTGAATGCATTGGAGCTGGCAGCGCTGACGACGCCGCCTGAGTCAGACGGTACCATTCATATTACACTTGCGGTAGCCGAGGAATCGATTCGCCGTCCCATCGTCAAAGCGGATGAGTCAACACAGTACGATGTACTGTCCGCTTTTCACAAAAGCATTCGGGGCTCCAGTGACGCAGCACTTTTCTGGTTCTTGTATGCGGTGGAGAAGCTGGGGATGGATCCAATGACGTTCATACGCAGGCTCATTGCCGCGGCGAGCGAAGATATTGGTCTTGCCAATCCACAGGCGATGGTACAGGCTGTATCTGCCCTTGAGGCTTACCGCAACAACGGCTGGCCGGAGGCCAAGCTGAACATTGCGCAGGCCATCCTGTTCGCGGTCGAGAGTCCAAAGTCCAACCGAGTGTACACTGCTATAGCGAAAGCAATGGCTACGATGGATGAATTAAAATCGGCGGAAGTGCCTCTCCATCTAAGAGACGGACACTACAAAGGCTCTGTTCAGCTTGGACATGTGGGTTACAAATATCCGCACAATTATCCGGGGCATTATGTAGAGCAGCAATACTTGCCGAAGGAGATTCAGGATGAAATCTTCTACGAGGCAACGGAGCAAGGCAATGAATCCAAAATCAAGCTGAATCAGGAGCGGAGAAGAATCCGGAATCAAAGAGGATGA
- a CDS encoding HelD family protein, giving the protein MDDTIQSAYQEEEQRLKDTMKEVDQQLAKLQSVPVYTGHDFTEQVLEAGREERRQRLSKSVKEPYFGRLDFEELGTGSSKPLYIGKVGVDREEYTDQPLVIDWRAPVASLFYSFTGGDGPAEYESPEGIIEGLVYLKRNIVIRQQILERVADTYNRDSDQPAVSDEFLVYRLGENKDNKLRDIVSTIQAEQDRIIRAARNTALIIQGVAGSGKTTVALHRLAFLLYQYKEQVSAEKMIIFAPNNMFLDYISNVLPELGVGDIQQSTFSDWAMNLLDLELRLADPAETLSYWFEGEGELPEITEEVPGRFKGSIAFMEILRDCIKRMEISSVPDMDFSPWDGAVLPKAEIVKWFEEEYKPYPLAKRKERVMARVHRWIEMELKKAPSAAVQKEWKKKASTREKAYGNKWPKYEPLTLYKQIFKAAKGASPMPEEAVSQIPKSVLKSTALDLKNNVIREEDLPALVYLHVLVHEVDGNQRFDHVVIDEAQDFSPFHIALLDLFVKGHSFTILGDLSQGIHAYRGVHQWEEMSSLFAPEYNDYFALTRSYRSTMEVIEFANTILEKGVQSGITAVPVFRSGDGVRLIDYGQEGREASLKKAMETLIGKDYRTVSILTRSLREAKALHERLRSEGLEVNLIDDGKKQYEGGYSVLPVYLSKGLEFDAVIVADADQAHYGSSAWDAKLLYVGCTRALHELWLMNGEDRPHYVEQDNDEVVVDGWPE; this is encoded by the coding sequence ATGGATGACACGATTCAAAGTGCCTATCAAGAAGAGGAGCAGAGGCTTAAAGATACGATGAAGGAAGTCGATCAGCAGCTTGCGAAGCTTCAGTCGGTTCCGGTATATACCGGGCATGACTTTACGGAGCAGGTACTGGAGGCGGGACGAGAGGAACGCAGACAAAGACTTTCTAAGAGCGTAAAGGAGCCCTATTTCGGACGTCTTGATTTTGAAGAGCTCGGCACTGGCAGTTCAAAACCGTTATACATTGGCAAAGTCGGCGTAGATCGTGAAGAATACACAGATCAGCCGCTGGTCATTGATTGGCGGGCGCCAGTGGCGAGTCTCTTTTATTCTTTTACCGGCGGAGATGGACCCGCAGAATATGAATCGCCGGAAGGCATCATTGAAGGTCTCGTTTATTTGAAGCGGAATATTGTGATTCGCCAGCAGATTCTTGAGCGTGTGGCCGACACCTATAATCGGGATAGTGACCAGCCTGCCGTATCTGATGAGTTCCTCGTCTATCGACTTGGGGAGAATAAGGACAATAAGCTGCGAGATATTGTATCAACAATTCAGGCCGAGCAGGACCGGATTATCCGGGCCGCCCGGAACACAGCGCTCATTATTCAGGGGGTTGCAGGTAGTGGTAAAACAACCGTTGCGCTGCATCGTTTAGCATTTTTGCTGTATCAGTACAAGGAGCAGGTATCGGCAGAGAAGATGATTATTTTTGCCCCCAATAATATGTTCCTGGATTACATTTCAAACGTTCTGCCTGAGCTCGGTGTGGGTGATATTCAGCAGAGCACCTTCTCGGATTGGGCGATGAATTTGCTGGACCTGGAGCTGAGATTGGCTGATCCTGCAGAGACGCTGTCTTATTGGTTCGAGGGTGAAGGAGAGCTGCCGGAGATTACGGAGGAAGTGCCGGGACGGTTTAAGGGATCTATCGCATTTATGGAAATTCTCCGTGACTGCATTAAGAGGATGGAGATCAGCTCGGTACCGGACATGGACTTCTCACCGTGGGACGGCGCTGTGCTTCCGAAAGCAGAGATTGTGAAGTGGTTTGAGGAAGAGTATAAACCTTACCCTCTCGCGAAGCGCAAAGAACGAGTTATGGCCCGGGTACATCGCTGGATCGAAATGGAGCTCAAAAAGGCGCCTTCGGCAGCTGTACAAAAAGAGTGGAAGAAGAAAGCCTCAACACGCGAGAAGGCGTATGGCAACAAATGGCCGAAATACGAGCCGCTTACACTCTACAAGCAGATCTTCAAAGCAGCCAAAGGTGCAAGCCCCATGCCGGAGGAAGCCGTCAGCCAGATTCCAAAGTCTGTGTTAAAGTCGACAGCACTTGATTTGAAGAACAATGTCATTCGCGAAGAGGACCTTCCGGCGCTCGTTTATTTGCATGTACTGGTGCATGAGGTGGATGGTAATCAGCGCTTTGATCATGTGGTCATTGACGAGGCGCAGGATTTCTCTCCATTTCACATCGCACTTCTGGATCTGTTCGTCAAAGGGCACTCCTTTACGATCCTCGGCGATTTGTCCCAGGGCATTCATGCCTATCGAGGCGTGCATCAGTGGGAGGAAATGAGCTCACTTTTTGCACCGGAGTATAATGATTATTTTGCGCTGACCCGAAGCTATCGATCTACGATGGAAGTCATTGAGTTTGCTAATACGATTCTGGAAAAAGGAGTTCAAAGCGGCATCACCGCTGTACCCGTGTTCCGGAGTGGAGACGGTGTTCGGCTCATTGATTACGGACAAGAGGGAAGAGAAGCTTCCTTGAAAAAAGCAATGGAGACGCTCATTGGCAAGGACTACCGGACGGTATCCATCCTGACACGCTCTCTGCGGGAAGCTAAAGCCCTGCATGAGCGGCTTCGGTCAGAAGGACTGGAGGTTAATCTGATCGATGACGGCAAGAAGCAATATGAGGGCGGTTATTCAGTGCTTCCGGTGTATCTGTCCAAGGGACTGGAATTCGATGCTGTCATTGTTGCTGACGCGGACCAAGCTCATTATGGCAGCAGTGCATGGGACGCCAAGCTCTTATATGTCGGCTGTACGCGTGCGCTGCATGAATTGTGGCTCATGAATGGTGAGGACCGGCCTCACTACGTGGAGCAGGATAACGATGAGGTTGTTGTTGATGGCTGGCCGGAGTAA
- a CDS encoding NCS2 family permease, protein MKQKSLFRWVGMRQGDVLKKELGAGIISYFSVVYIVMVNASILADAGMPLQAAMVGTLLTSIAGCLFMAFIGKSPIIVVPGMGINAFFAYTLVHSMKLTWQEALAVVTITGILFAVVAFTNLYKVISEAIPHNLQHGITVGIGLFLTFIGLQKSGIVVAHQTTFVTIGHFDDPGVLTACLTLLLAFVLFVRNVQGGLLISMVAGTILAYVLGAAEAPSQMMSASEPIREYGQLFGELSFTGLVNLSFWIAVFLLLLIVVFENIGLIASHTNITQRPETFKGSLRALSITNVFAGIFGTSPVVAAAETTAGIAAGGRTGLTPLTTAVLFGATFLFIPLLTLIPDSAIAPILIIIGGLMVQSVKDIKFSDYTEAFPAFLIMVMIPFTYSIVDGMAFGFIAYPVAKLAAGQGREVPKVMYFIAVLFLLNFVVYALL, encoded by the coding sequence ATGAAACAAAAAAGTCTGTTCCGATGGGTTGGAATGAGACAAGGAGATGTGCTCAAGAAAGAGCTTGGAGCAGGAATTATCTCCTACTTCTCTGTTGTTTATATTGTAATGGTCAATGCGTCTATTCTGGCGGATGCAGGTATGCCGCTGCAGGCAGCGATGGTGGGAACCTTGTTAACTTCGATTGCCGGCTGTCTATTCATGGCGTTTATCGGCAAATCACCGATTATCGTAGTTCCGGGAATGGGAATTAACGCATTTTTTGCTTATACACTGGTGCATTCGATGAAATTGACTTGGCAGGAAGCATTAGCGGTGGTCACGATTACGGGCATTCTGTTTGCGGTTGTCGCCTTTACGAACCTGTATAAAGTGATAAGTGAAGCGATCCCTCATAATCTACAGCATGGCATCACGGTGGGGATCGGCTTGTTCCTGACCTTTATCGGTCTTCAAAAAAGCGGGATCGTTGTCGCGCATCAAACGACCTTTGTAACGATCGGCCATTTTGATGATCCTGGTGTGCTGACCGCTTGTCTTACCTTACTGTTAGCTTTTGTGTTGTTCGTGAGAAATGTGCAGGGCGGTCTTCTTATTAGCATGGTCGCAGGTACGATATTGGCCTATGTACTTGGTGCTGCAGAAGCCCCATCTCAAATGATGTCCGCATCCGAGCCCATACGAGAGTATGGACAATTGTTTGGAGAGCTGTCTTTTACAGGGCTGGTGAATCTATCCTTCTGGATTGCGGTCTTCTTGCTGCTGCTTATTGTTGTATTTGAAAATATTGGACTCATTGCCTCGCATACGAACATTACTCAGCGTCCGGAGACATTTAAAGGAAGCCTTCGGGCACTTTCCATTACGAATGTGTTTGCAGGAATTTTCGGTACAAGTCCTGTAGTCGCAGCAGCCGAGACAACGGCAGGAATTGCTGCGGGAGGACGAACCGGGCTTACGCCGCTCACGACAGCGGTATTGTTTGGAGCTACATTTTTGTTCATCCCATTATTAACGCTCATACCGGACAGTGCAATTGCACCCATTCTGATCATTATCGGAGGTCTGATGGTACAAAGCGTTAAGGATATCAAATTCTCGGATTATACCGAAGCCTTTCCTGCATTTCTGATTATGGTGATGATTCCCTTCACCTATAGCATTGTAGATGGAATGGCATTTGGATTCATCGCGTATCCCGTAGCTAAGCTGGCGGCCGGACAAGGAAGGGAAGTGCCTAAGGTTATGTATTTCATAGCCGTACTCTTCCTGCTCAATTTTGTAGTGTATGCCTTGTTGTAA
- a CDS encoding tRNA threonylcarbamoyladenosine dehydratase has protein sequence MLHQFSRTELAIGPEGLEKLKNSTVAVLGIGGVGSMAVEALARTGVGRIIMIDKDVVDITNINRQIHALTTTIGQKKADLMVDRVKLINPEIDAIALNMFYTEETYEELFKYELDYVLDASDTIIYKIHLIKECMERGIPMISSMGAANKMDPSKFQVADISKTSMDPMARVIRNKLRKEHGIKKGVKVVFSTEQPMKPRQDVTDKIVPENAPEIRKAKQPPASNAFVPPVAGLIMVSEAIKDLLAEK, from the coding sequence ATGCTACATCAATTTTCAAGAACGGAACTTGCGATTGGACCGGAAGGCCTGGAGAAGCTGAAGAACAGCACTGTTGCTGTTCTCGGCATCGGGGGCGTCGGCTCAATGGCCGTGGAAGCTCTGGCTCGTACCGGGGTAGGACGGATTATTATGATTGATAAGGATGTCGTCGACATTACGAATATCAATCGTCAGATCCATGCCCTAACGACGACGATTGGTCAGAAGAAAGCAGATCTGATGGTAGATCGGGTGAAGCTGATTAATCCGGAGATCGATGCTATTGCGCTTAACATGTTCTATACGGAAGAAACTTACGAGGAATTGTTTAAATACGAGCTGGATTATGTACTGGATGCCTCCGATACAATTATTTACAAGATCCACTTAATCAAGGAGTGTATGGAGAGAGGAATTCCGATGATCTCCAGCATGGGAGCCGCCAACAAAATGGATCCTTCCAAGTTTCAGGTTGCCGACATTTCCAAGACCTCCATGGATCCGATGGCTCGTGTCATTCGTAACAAACTGCGCAAGGAGCACGGGATTAAAAAAGGTGTAAAAGTCGTCTTCTCTACAGAGCAGCCGATGAAGCCGCGTCAGGATGTAACGGATAAGATTGTTCCGGAAAATGCACCTGAGATCCGAAAAGCAAAACAGCCACCTGCAAGTAATGCTTTTGTGCCTCCTGTTGCAGGACTTATCATGGTCAGTGAAGCCATCAAGGATTTGCTTGCCGAGAAATAA